A single genomic interval of Trinickia acidisoli harbors:
- the ppk2 gene encoding polyphosphate kinase 2, whose protein sequence is MDKPDPTSDAEFFAQRQRRFEEDLVDAYDEELEMEVDDRILDGSDALTPEARSMRRHYFRELFRLQGELVKLQDWIVQTGHRLVVIFEGRDAAGKGGAIKRITQRLNPRVCRVAALPAPSNRERTQWYFQRYVAHLPAGGEMVLFDRSWYNRAGVERVMGFCNDEEYEEFFRSVPEFEKMLVRSGIQILKYWFSITDEEQEIRFQARIHDPLKQWKLSPMDLESRRRWEAYTQTKEVMLQRSHHPEAPWWVVQAVDKKRARLNCIHHLLSQVPYREVEHPTVMLPERVHNAEYIRQPVPTEMIVPEIY, encoded by the coding sequence ATGGACAAGCCGGATCCGACATCCGATGCCGAGTTCTTTGCTCAGCGGCAGCGTCGTTTCGAGGAGGATCTCGTCGACGCATACGACGAAGAACTCGAAATGGAAGTGGACGATCGCATCCTGGACGGCTCCGATGCCCTCACGCCGGAAGCGCGCAGCATGCGCAGGCACTACTTCCGCGAGCTATTTCGTCTGCAAGGCGAACTCGTCAAACTGCAGGACTGGATCGTGCAGACGGGCCACCGGCTCGTCGTGATTTTCGAGGGGCGCGATGCGGCGGGCAAGGGCGGGGCGATCAAACGAATCACGCAGCGGCTCAATCCGCGCGTATGCCGCGTCGCCGCGCTGCCCGCGCCCAGCAATCGCGAGCGCACGCAGTGGTATTTCCAGCGCTACGTCGCGCACCTTCCCGCGGGTGGCGAAATGGTGCTGTTCGACCGCAGTTGGTACAACCGCGCGGGCGTCGAGCGCGTGATGGGCTTCTGCAATGATGAGGAGTACGAAGAATTCTTCCGCTCGGTGCCCGAGTTCGAAAAGATGCTCGTGAGAAGCGGCATCCAGATCCTGAAGTACTGGTTTTCGATCACGGACGAGGAACAGGAAATCCGCTTCCAGGCGCGCATCCACGATCCACTCAAGCAATGGAAGCTGAGCCCGATGGACCTCGAAAGCCGGCGCCGTTGGGAAGCTTATACGCAGACAAAGGAAGTGATGTTGCAGCGCTCACACCATCCGGAAGCGCCGTGGTGGGTCGTGCAGGCCGTCGACAAGAAGCGTGCCCGCTTGAATTGCATCCATCACCTACTGAGCCAGGTGCCGTATCGTGAGGTCGAACATCCGACCGTCATGCTGCCGGAGCGCGTGCACAACGCGGAGTACATTCGTCAGCCCGTGCCGACCGAGATGATCGTGCCGGAAATTTATTGA
- a CDS encoding Fic family protein, translating to MDSSLHALLHTIDADKAKLDVARPLPLNTLGSLRDALMLELTYHSNAIEGNTLSLHETKVVLEGIAVGGKLLREHIAVTNHRDAILYVEDIVGSDEGLSESQIRHIHARVLKGIDDKEAGQYRRENAVISGASTTPPDFSLLPAEMDALIGWHASATDTHPVARAAELHTRFAKIHPFSDGNGRTGRLLLNLELMKSGYPPAVIRQEERLAYYEALDRACVTGEYSIITRLVAEALERTLAAYLDLLGRRD from the coding sequence ATGGATTCGTCCTTACACGCCTTGCTCCACACTATCGATGCCGACAAGGCAAAACTCGACGTGGCACGTCCGCTGCCGCTCAATACGCTGGGGTCGCTGCGTGACGCGCTGATGCTGGAATTGACCTATCACTCGAATGCGATCGAGGGCAACACGCTTTCGCTGCATGAAACGAAGGTCGTGCTCGAGGGAATCGCGGTAGGCGGAAAATTGCTTCGCGAACATATCGCAGTGACGAATCACCGCGACGCGATTCTCTACGTCGAGGACATCGTCGGTAGTGACGAGGGACTATCGGAGTCACAGATCCGTCATATTCACGCTCGCGTGCTCAAGGGTATCGACGATAAAGAGGCGGGCCAGTATCGCCGTGAGAACGCGGTGATCTCGGGCGCAAGCACGACGCCTCCGGATTTCTCGCTGCTGCCGGCCGAAATGGACGCGCTCATCGGCTGGCATGCGAGCGCAACGGATACGCACCCCGTCGCGCGTGCTGCCGAGCTGCATACACGGTTCGCGAAAATTCATCCGTTCTCCGATGGAAACGGCCGAACGGGCCGGCTGCTTCTCAATCTCGAGTTGATGAAGTCCGGTTATCCGCCGGCGGTGATTCGACAAGAGGAGCGTCTGGCTTACTACGAGGCGCTGGATCGGGCATGCGTGACGGGCGAGTACAGCATCATTACGCGACTCGTTGCCGAGGCGCTTGAACGCACGCTCGCGGCGTATCTCGATCTGCTTGGAAGGCGCGACTAG
- a CDS encoding D-amino acid dehydrogenase, whose protein sequence is MSRIAVIGAGITGVTTAYALARRGHRVTVLERHRYAAMETSFANGGQLSASNAEVWNSRATVLKGLRWMFKRDAPLLMNPRPSWHKYSWIGEFLRQIPHYRSNTIETVRLAIAAREHLFSIAQREAIEFDLEQRGILHFYATRSEFEAASKVNTLLREGGLDRRSVTPDEIRAIEPTLHGQFYGGFFTESDSTGDIHKFTRGLAQACERLGVEFRYDTAVQSIDGSSDGEIAIAAQREGRDEMGMFDRVVICAGVGSRALAAYVGDHVNVYPVKGYSITVSLDDPSSREAAPWVSLLDDRAKIVTSRLGVDRFRVAGTAELNGANRDIRANRIEPLVRWVRTHFPAVSTSRVIPWAGLRPMLPSMLPRVGRGRRRGVFYNTGHGHLGWTLSAATAEGVAQLVSDDAVAARVRPVAVGGRQGA, encoded by the coding sequence ATGTCACGAATTGCCGTTATCGGCGCCGGTATCACCGGCGTCACCACTGCTTACGCGCTCGCTCGGCGCGGCCACCGCGTCACCGTCCTTGAACGTCATCGCTATGCCGCGATGGAAACGTCGTTTGCGAACGGCGGGCAATTGTCGGCCAGCAATGCCGAAGTCTGGAACAGCCGCGCGACGGTGCTCAAAGGCTTACGTTGGATGTTCAAGCGCGACGCGCCGTTGCTGATGAATCCGCGTCCGAGTTGGCACAAATACAGTTGGATCGGTGAATTCCTACGGCAGATTCCCCACTATCGCAGCAACACGATCGAAACCGTTCGCCTCGCGATCGCCGCGCGCGAGCATTTGTTTTCCATCGCGCAGCGCGAAGCGATCGAGTTCGATCTCGAGCAGCGCGGTATTCTGCATTTCTACGCGACGCGCTCGGAATTCGAAGCTGCGTCGAAGGTGAACACGCTGCTGCGCGAAGGAGGACTCGATCGGCGGTCCGTTACGCCCGACGAGATTCGCGCAATCGAGCCGACGCTTCACGGCCAGTTCTATGGCGGTTTTTTCACGGAATCGGATTCGACGGGCGATATCCATAAGTTCACGCGCGGCCTCGCTCAGGCGTGCGAACGCCTTGGCGTCGAGTTTCGCTACGACACGGCGGTGCAATCGATCGACGGATCGAGCGACGGTGAGATTGCGATCGCGGCGCAGCGCGAAGGCCGCGACGAAATGGGCATGTTCGATCGCGTCGTGATTTGCGCGGGCGTTGGCAGCCGTGCGCTTGCCGCATATGTCGGCGATCACGTCAACGTGTACCCCGTGAAGGGCTATTCGATTACCGTATCGCTCGACGATCCATCGAGTCGGGAGGCCGCGCCGTGGGTGAGCCTGCTCGACGACCGCGCGAAAATCGTGACCAGCCGCCTCGGTGTCGATCGCTTTCGAGTGGCGGGGACGGCCGAACTGAACGGCGCGAATCGCGACATTCGAGCGAATCGCATCGAACCGCTCGTTCGATGGGTCCGGACGCATTTTCCCGCGGTCTCGACTTCGCGCGTCATTCCGTGGGCAGGCTTGCGCCCGATGTTGCCGAGCATGCTGCCGAGGGTTGGCCGGGGCCGTCGCCGCGGCGTGTTCTACAACACGGGGCATGGGCATCTTGGCTGGACATTGTCGGCCGCCACGGCGGAAGGCGTTGCGCAACTGGTGTCTGATGATGCGGTGGCGGCTCGCGTGCGTCCCGTAGCGGTCGGCGGTCGTCAAGGCGCTTGA
- a CDS encoding saccharopine dehydrogenase family protein, producing MNNKMTVAVYGATGHTGRFVVAELKRRGFGVVRIGRDAERLKEISANDDSPWRVASTDDPQQLDAAIRGAHAVINCAGPFLDTALPIVDAALRAGIPYLDVTAEQPALQAIIDQRHAGARDAGVSLIPAAAFYGGLADLLVTAAVDADQPIERVDIAVGLDSWHPTRGTRVTGERNHATRFVQRSGKLTPLPSPMPEGAWSFAEVLGDAEVVMLPFTEVLTVSRHLRVDTLESWFGLAALRELRDPNTPPPQPHDDMGRSAQQFVMDVVVAQSGVTRRVTATGQDIYAVSAPIIVEATERLLSGKSVSKGGVVSLGEIFDASDFLAALDTVKVVFDEKKSLAEFSVQG from the coding sequence ATGAACAACAAAATGACTGTCGCGGTGTACGGTGCTACGGGCCATACGGGGCGCTTCGTCGTGGCCGAATTGAAGCGGCGCGGCTTTGGTGTCGTTCGTATCGGACGCGATGCAGAGCGCCTGAAGGAAATCAGTGCCAACGACGACAGCCCGTGGCGAGTTGCTTCGACTGACGATCCCCAACAACTCGACGCCGCAATCCGCGGGGCGCATGCCGTCATCAATTGCGCGGGGCCGTTTCTCGATACCGCGCTGCCGATCGTCGATGCAGCGTTGCGCGCGGGAATACCTTATCTCGACGTCACTGCGGAACAGCCAGCGCTCCAAGCGATCATCGACCAGCGCCATGCCGGTGCGCGTGACGCCGGCGTCAGTCTTATCCCCGCGGCGGCGTTTTACGGCGGTCTCGCCGATTTGCTCGTCACGGCAGCCGTGGATGCCGATCAGCCGATCGAAAGAGTCGATATCGCCGTCGGCCTCGACAGTTGGCATCCGACGCGCGGCACACGCGTGACCGGTGAACGCAATCATGCGACGAGGTTCGTTCAGCGTAGCGGGAAGCTGACACCGCTGCCTTCGCCGATGCCGGAGGGCGCGTGGTCGTTCGCCGAGGTGCTGGGCGATGCGGAGGTTGTCATGCTCCCCTTTACCGAAGTGCTGACCGTGTCGCGTCATTTGCGTGTCGACACGCTCGAATCTTGGTTCGGCCTCGCCGCTCTGCGTGAACTTCGCGATCCGAATACGCCGCCGCCCCAGCCGCACGACGATATGGGACGATCCGCGCAGCAATTCGTCATGGATGTCGTCGTTGCGCAGAGCGGGGTAACGCGTCGCGTGACTGCCACGGGGCAGGACATTTATGCGGTCAGCGCACCGATCATCGTCGAGGCCACAGAGCGATTGCTGAGCGGGAAGTCCGTATCGAAGGGCGGCGTCGTCAGTCTCGGTGAAATTTTCGACGCGTCGGACTTTTTGGCGGCACTCGATACGGTGAAGGTCGTTTTCGACGAAAAGAAATCGCTTGCCGAATTTTCCGTCCAAGGCTAG
- a CDS encoding helix-turn-helix domain-containing protein has product MKAATLRSDSSNGTRKRLLSSSGRGWEGFGAELLGISAGTHRIPAAEQHRIGVHMGKPVRANCVCDGKRHARVQAHGDIDVVPAGIDGEWADDADCTVLRVWFDDVFTKAIYERLDLKPSLAHFQPRLQMRDARLQHLAWALHAELETDEVSDSLYAESLCTAMLVRLIGGVPSLERRPRALASKTAARLADYIENSLDERLTLSELAALLDISVPHFKVLFRETFGVPVHRYIVQRRVERAKVLLSTGKFSAAQVALEAGFAHQSHMAHWMNRLLGVGPREILRAGSNGLK; this is encoded by the coding sequence ATGAAGGCTGCGACTTTACGTTCGGATTCAAGTAACGGCACCCGCAAGCGTTTGCTTTCCAGCAGCGGGCGGGGCTGGGAGGGGTTCGGCGCGGAATTGCTCGGCATCTCGGCCGGTACGCATCGAATTCCCGCAGCCGAGCAACACCGCATCGGTGTTCATATGGGCAAGCCCGTGCGGGCGAACTGCGTGTGTGACGGCAAGCGACATGCGCGCGTGCAAGCCCATGGAGATATCGACGTCGTACCGGCCGGGATCGACGGGGAATGGGCGGACGATGCCGACTGCACCGTTCTTCGAGTTTGGTTTGATGATGTCTTTACGAAGGCAATCTACGAGCGATTGGATCTCAAACCCTCGCTCGCTCACTTTCAACCGCGCTTGCAGATGCGCGATGCACGGCTGCAGCATTTGGCGTGGGCATTGCATGCCGAACTGGAAACGGACGAAGTCTCCGATTCTCTCTACGCGGAAAGTCTCTGTACCGCGATGCTCGTTCGATTGATCGGCGGCGTTCCGTCGCTCGAACGCAGGCCGCGAGCGCTTGCATCGAAAACGGCCGCGCGCTTGGCTGATTACATCGAGAACAGCTTGGACGAGCGGCTGACGCTGTCGGAATTGGCTGCGCTGCTCGATATCAGCGTTCCGCATTTCAAGGTGCTGTTCCGAGAAACGTTCGGGGTGCCGGTCCATCGGTATATCGTGCAGCGTCGTGTCGAGCGCGCGAAGGTGCTGCTGTCGACCGGAAAATTCAGCGCGGCGCAGGTCGCGCTCGAAGCAGGCTTCGCACACCAAAGTCATATGGCGCACTGGATGAATCGGTTGCTTGGCGTCGGTCCGCGCGAGATTTTGCGGGCGGGGTCGAACGGTTTGAAGTAA
- a CDS encoding DUF5621 domain-containing protein, with translation MPAFASPVFTVFNHGTCASRDGTGEIVAEFGRLAAGTEYKDFLICDGPGSSPTTSVIPGQFNPFTRDKQPKATFGNKELGHTHINWKVTGVMSGAGWDDNVMHAVATIAELSPAPKTVNMLGWSRGAVTCTKLAYKLREIFPDIAVNIFAVDPVAGIGNKSDVDASTIRGNVKNYLAVLSMHETRGFFKPQDAKRVTFTNAATNAVFVPFPGNHSGQVNLDKNVSKNQGEAAQMVWFLAWKFLDHFGTRFISPPSPSYNELEQCNLYAKMKQKMPGYKKTSPGTIASAFMGGGKTRDYLNNRIDQYVKFSDFFISEHHRRIFKRTLPHLYRWVFENQGSDTAAVIQDFKKAEFYPALKQTLVDAGFQQTRLSGVPTVLLPIRGGGQQAVDISAQQLTASMSSMGLYV, from the coding sequence ATGCCAGCATTTGCGTCGCCAGTATTCACCGTCTTTAACCACGGGACATGCGCCAGCCGCGATGGGACCGGCGAAATCGTCGCTGAATTCGGCCGTCTCGCCGCGGGCACCGAATATAAAGACTTTCTCATTTGCGATGGCCCCGGCAGCAGCCCGACGACGAGCGTGATCCCGGGGCAATTCAATCCGTTCACGCGCGACAAGCAGCCCAAGGCGACTTTCGGCAACAAGGAATTAGGTCATACCCACATTAATTGGAAGGTGACCGGCGTGATGTCGGGCGCGGGGTGGGATGACAACGTCATGCACGCCGTCGCGACGATCGCGGAACTGAGCCCTGCCCCGAAAACGGTGAACATGCTCGGGTGGAGCCGCGGCGCAGTGACTTGCACGAAGCTCGCCTATAAGCTTCGCGAGATCTTCCCTGACATCGCCGTCAACATTTTCGCCGTCGATCCTGTCGCCGGGATAGGCAATAAGAGTGACGTCGACGCCAGCACTATCCGCGGCAACGTCAAGAATTATTTAGCAGTCCTATCGATGCACGAGACCCGAGGCTTCTTCAAGCCTCAAGATGCCAAGCGCGTGACGTTCACCAATGCCGCGACGAACGCGGTGTTCGTACCGTTTCCGGGCAATCACAGCGGCCAAGTCAATCTCGACAAGAACGTGAGCAAGAACCAGGGCGAAGCGGCCCAGATGGTATGGTTCCTAGCGTGGAAGTTTCTCGATCATTTCGGAACGCGGTTCATTTCGCCTCCTTCGCCCAGTTACAACGAATTGGAACAGTGCAACTTGTACGCGAAGATGAAGCAGAAGATGCCGGGGTACAAGAAAACGAGCCCGGGCACGATTGCATCGGCTTTCATGGGCGGCGGCAAGACGCGGGACTACCTCAATAACCGCATCGATCAGTACGTCAAGTTCTCTGACTTCTTTATCAGCGAGCACCATCGCCGCATATTCAAGCGGACGCTGCCTCATTTGTATCGGTGGGTGTTCGAGAATCAGGGAAGCGATACGGCGGCGGTCATTCAAGATTTCAAGAAGGCGGAATTCTATCCGGCGCTCAAGCAGACGCTGGTCGATGCCGGGTTCCAGCAGACGCGACTGAGCGGGGTGCCCACGGTACTGTTGCCGATTCGCGGCGGCGGACAACAGGCGGTCGACATCTCCGCGCAGCAGCTCACGGCGAGCATGTCGAGCATGGGTCTTTATGTTTGA
- a CDS encoding TetR/AcrR family transcriptional regulator, whose protein sequence is MKKGEQAQGAAPDTRERILRTASELFYREGTRAVGVDLIVAKSGVAKTSLYRHFATKDDLIEAFLLREDEDFWQHWDAVAAEHKGAPREELDAQLQWIGDRIARPGYRGCPQINIAAEYADDKHPARKVAVAHKRELRRRLAELAGAMHVDEPETFALRFGTIIDGALSSGRALHAQGPARFLQALAQMLIPTKKPKRKSAPL, encoded by the coding sequence ATGAAGAAGGGAGAACAAGCGCAGGGCGCGGCACCCGATACGCGCGAACGTATCTTGCGGACCGCCAGCGAGCTCTTCTATCGGGAGGGAACGCGCGCGGTGGGTGTGGATCTGATCGTGGCGAAGTCTGGTGTCGCCAAGACGAGCCTATATCGCCACTTCGCGACGAAGGACGATCTGATCGAAGCCTTTCTGCTGCGCGAGGACGAGGATTTTTGGCAACATTGGGACGCGGTGGCGGCCGAGCACAAAGGTGCGCCGCGCGAAGAACTCGATGCCCAGCTTCAATGGATCGGCGATCGCATTGCACGCCCCGGTTATCGCGGCTGCCCGCAAATCAACATCGCGGCGGAATACGCCGACGACAAACACCCGGCCCGCAAGGTTGCCGTAGCGCACAAGCGAGAACTGCGTCGGCGGCTGGCGGAATTGGCGGGCGCCATGCACGTCGATGAGCCCGAGACCTTCGCTTTGAGGTTTGGGACGATCATCGACGGCGCGCTCAGCAGCGGGCGGGCGCTGCATGCGCAAGGGCCTGCGCGGTTTCTGCAAGCGTTGGCGCAGATGCTGATACCAACGAAGAAACCGAAGCGAAAATCGGCCCCGCTTTAA
- a CDS encoding hydantoinase B/oxoprolinase family protein, which yields MKNDSTQIISDSERWQFWIDRGGTFTDIVARRPDGVLVTHKVLSENPERYRDSAVQGIRELLGVPTGAPVPAELIECVRMGTTVATNALLERKGERTVLAITKGFADALRIAYQNRPKLFVRNIELPTLLYERVVEIDERIGARGEAVRALDEAGARSSLQRAYDEGIRSCAIVLMHAYRHPEHERVLKAIAQDIGFTQISVSHEVSPLMKLVSRGDTTVVDAYLSPVLRHYVRQVERELGPVPLQFMQSNGGLTDAHRFQGKDAILSGPAGGIVGAAQVAALAGFDRIIGFDMGGTSTDVTHYAGEYERDFVTEVAGVRIRAPMMKIHTVAAGGGSICSFDGARFRVGPESAGANPGPASYRRGGPLTVTDCNVMTGKLDPQWFPKVFGPEGNEPLDDAIVRQRFAELAANVASTTGIERKPEEVAEGFLKIAVENMANAIKQISVQRGYDVTQYTLACFGGAGGQHACLVADALGMTRVFIHPLAGVLSAYGMGLADVRALRQRALEVPLDNRALAACETAFIDLAETARDEVASQRIDDNRITLCYKLHVKYDGTDTALEVDFDQDVAPVVAQFETLYRTRYGFLMPNRALIVEAVAVEAIGRTQQADDERWPLADDASTEPSPLAITRVFTGGQWRATPVYDRDAMAPGAKIDGPAIIKESTGTTIVEPGWQLVVTRHNHMVAERTVPLEARHAAGTQADPVLLEVFNNLFMSIAEQMGVTLANTSYSVNIKERLDFSCALFDADGNLIANAPHMPVHLGSMGESVRTVIDRRTGTMRPGDAFALNAPYAGGTHLPDVTIIMPVFASGSSEPMFYVAARGHHADIGGVTPGSMPPDSVHVDEEGVLLDNVQLVAEGRFLEGRIRDKLLSGPWPVRNVEQNLADLRAQVASCTKGAQELDRMCSQFGLDTVRAYMQHVQDNAEEVVRRTLSVLKDGRFEYAFDDGAKIVVNVSIDKVQRSAVVDFAGTSEQQPNNFNAPSAICKAAVLYVFRTLVDEDIPLNAGCLKPLDIRIPEGSMLNPRYPAAVVAGNVETSQVVTDALYGALGVMAGAQGTMNNFTFGNDHVQYYETICGGAGAGPTFDGCSAVQTHMTNSRLTDPEVLEWRFPVRLDSFGVRRGSGGEGRHRGGDGTERRVRFLEPMTAVMLANRRLVPPFGLAGGAPGASGVNWIERKDGTREDFGARHRMQVTADDVVVIQTPGGGGYGAA from the coding sequence ATGAAAAACGACTCCACTCAAATTATTTCGGACTCCGAACGATGGCAGTTTTGGATCGACCGTGGAGGCACGTTCACGGACATCGTCGCGCGACGCCCCGACGGCGTGCTCGTCACGCACAAGGTGCTGTCCGAGAATCCCGAGCGCTACCGCGATTCGGCCGTGCAGGGGATCCGCGAATTGCTCGGCGTGCCGACGGGCGCGCCGGTGCCTGCCGAGTTGATCGAATGCGTTCGGATGGGCACGACGGTTGCGACGAATGCGTTGCTCGAACGCAAGGGCGAGCGAACCGTGCTCGCGATCACGAAGGGCTTCGCCGATGCACTGCGCATCGCGTATCAAAACCGGCCGAAGCTGTTCGTGCGCAATATCGAATTGCCGACGTTGCTTTACGAGCGCGTCGTCGAGATCGACGAGCGTATCGGCGCGCGGGGCGAAGCGGTCCGCGCACTCGATGAAGCGGGTGCACGTTCCTCGCTGCAGCGTGCCTACGACGAAGGCATTCGCTCATGCGCCATCGTGTTGATGCATGCTTATCGGCATCCCGAGCATGAGCGCGTACTGAAGGCGATCGCACAAGACATCGGCTTTACGCAGATTTCCGTGAGCCACGAAGTGAGCCCGCTCATGAAGCTCGTCTCACGTGGCGATACGACCGTCGTCGATGCCTACCTCTCGCCCGTCTTGCGTCACTATGTGCGGCAGGTCGAACGCGAGCTGGGCCCCGTGCCGCTGCAGTTCATGCAGAGCAACGGCGGCTTGACCGATGCTCACCGCTTTCAAGGCAAGGATGCGATCTTGTCGGGACCGGCCGGCGGCATCGTCGGCGCGGCACAAGTGGCCGCGCTCGCGGGCTTCGACCGCATCATCGGCTTCGACATGGGCGGCACGTCGACCGACGTCACGCACTATGCGGGCGAGTACGAGCGCGATTTCGTCACGGAAGTGGCCGGCGTACGTATTCGCGCGCCGATGATGAAAATTCATACCGTCGCGGCAGGCGGCGGCTCCATCTGCAGCTTCGATGGCGCACGCTTTCGCGTCGGCCCTGAAAGTGCCGGCGCGAATCCCGGCCCAGCTTCGTACCGGCGCGGTGGCCCGCTGACCGTTACGGACTGCAACGTCATGACGGGCAAGCTCGATCCGCAGTGGTTTCCGAAGGTGTTCGGTCCCGAAGGCAACGAGCCGCTCGACGATGCGATCGTGCGCCAGCGCTTCGCCGAGTTGGCTGCCAACGTGGCGAGCACAACCGGCATCGAGCGCAAGCCCGAGGAGGTAGCCGAAGGGTTCTTGAAGATCGCGGTCGAGAACATGGCCAACGCGATCAAGCAGATCTCCGTGCAGCGCGGGTATGACGTGACGCAATACACGCTTGCCTGCTTCGGCGGCGCGGGTGGACAGCACGCGTGTCTCGTGGCCGACGCGCTCGGCATGACGCGTGTCTTCATCCATCCGCTCGCGGGCGTGTTGTCGGCATACGGGATGGGTTTGGCCGACGTACGCGCATTGCGCCAGCGCGCGCTCGAAGTGCCGCTCGACAATCGCGCCCTCGCCGCTTGCGAAACCGCATTCATCGACCTCGCCGAAACCGCACGCGACGAAGTGGCCTCGCAGCGCATCGACGACAATCGAATCACGCTTTGCTACAAGCTGCACGTCAAATACGACGGCACCGATACCGCGCTCGAAGTCGATTTCGACCAAGACGTGGCGCCCGTGGTCGCACAGTTCGAGACGCTTTACCGGACCCGCTACGGCTTCCTGATGCCCAATCGCGCGTTGATCGTCGAGGCCGTGGCCGTCGAAGCGATCGGCCGCACGCAGCAAGCCGACGATGAACGTTGGCCGCTGGCCGACGATGCATCGACCGAACCGTCGCCGCTCGCGATCACGCGCGTCTTCACCGGCGGCCAATGGCGCGCAACGCCGGTCTACGATCGCGATGCGATGGCGCCTGGCGCAAAGATCGATGGCCCGGCGATCATCAAGGAGAGCACCGGCACGACGATCGTCGAACCGGGGTGGCAGCTCGTGGTGACACGCCACAACCATATGGTTGCCGAGCGCACGGTACCGCTCGAAGCGCGGCATGCGGCCGGCACGCAAGCCGACCCGGTACTGCTCGAAGTCTTCAACAATCTGTTCATGTCGATCGCCGAACAGATGGGCGTGACGCTCGCGAACACGTCGTATTCGGTCAACATCAAGGAACGCTTGGACTTTTCGTGCGCGCTGTTCGACGCGGACGGCAACTTGATCGCGAACGCACCGCATATGCCCGTGCATCTGGGCTCGATGGGCGAAAGCGTGCGCACCGTCATCGACCGCCGCACCGGCACGATGCGTCCGGGCGATGCATTCGCGTTGAATGCGCCCTACGCGGGCGGCACGCACCTGCCCGACGTGACGATCATCATGCCGGTGTTCGCTTCGGGGTCGAGCGAACCGATGTTCTATGTCGCCGCGCGCGGTCACCATGCGGATATCGGCGGCGTGACGCCCGGATCGATGCCTCCCGACTCGGTTCACGTCGACGAGGAAGGCGTGCTGCTCGACAACGTGCAACTCGTGGCCGAAGGCCGTTTCCTCGAGGGTCGCATTCGCGACAAGCTGCTTTCGGGCCCGTGGCCCGTGCGCAACGTCGAGCAGAATCTCGCCGACCTGCGTGCGCAAGTGGCCTCCTGCACGAAGGGTGCGCAAGAACTCGACCGCATGTGTAGTCAGTTCGGGCTCGATACGGTGCGCGCGTATATGCAGCACGTACAGGACAACGCGGAGGAGGTCGTACGCCGCACGCTGTCGGTGCTGAAAGACGGGCGCTTCGAATATGCGTTCGACGACGGCGCCAAGATCGTCGTCAACGTATCGATCGACAAGGTCCAACGCTCGGCGGTCGTCGACTTCGCCGGCACGAGCGAGCAGCAGCCGAACAATTTCAATGCGCCGTCCGCGATCTGCAAGGCAGCGGTGCTGTATGTCTTCCGCACGCTCGTCGACGAAGACATTCCGCTCAATGCAGGTTGCCTGAAGCCGCTCGACATCAGGATTCCTGAAGGTTCGATGCTGAACCCGCGCTATCCGGCGGCTGTCGTGGCCGGTAACGTGGAGACGTCGCAAGTCGTCACCGACGCGCTCTATGGGGCGCTCGGCGTGATGGCGGGCGCGCAGGGCACGATGAACAACTTCACGTTCGGCAACGATCATGTTCAGTACTACGAAACGATTTGCGGCGGTGCGGGTGCCGGGCCGACATTCGACGGCTGCAGTGCGGTGCAAACGCATATGACGAACTCGCGTTTGACCGATCCCGAGGTACTCGAATGGCGTTTCCCAGTGCGGCTCGATTCGTTCGGCGTTCGCCGCGGCAGTGGCGGCGAGGGGCGTCATCGCGGCGGTGACGGCACCGAGCGGCGCGTGCGCTTTCTCGAACCGATGACGGCCGTTATGCTCGCCAACCGCCGTCTCGTGCCGCCGTTCGGGCTCGCAGGCGGAGCACCGGGCGCAAGCGGCGTGAATTGGATCGAGCGCAAGGACGGCACGCGCGAGGATTTCGGCGCGCGGCATCGGATGCAGGTAACGGCAGACGATGTCGTCGTGATTCAGACACCGGGGGGAGGCGGATACGGCGCGGCTTGA